In Arthrobacter sp. QXT-31, one genomic interval encodes:
- a CDS encoding RNA polymerase sigma factor has translation MSHLSRAHDRADAFRSLYESSYADLLKFVQRRTEPANAEDVVAEAFLVVWRRFSEVPADENNARAWVFGITRNLMLNAQRGEQRRQALGVRLAETTPECFSTSHADLVSSRIDLGRAWALLSEVHQEALGLAVFENLAAPQAAKVLGISPVAFRLRLTRARRALRLLLDHLPHHASDIPAATPEKASTL, from the coding sequence ATGAGTCATTTATCGAGGGCCCATGACAGGGCGGACGCCTTCCGGTCGCTATACGAATCCTCATACGCCGACCTGCTGAAGTTCGTTCAGCGTCGAACGGAGCCGGCGAATGCTGAGGATGTAGTCGCTGAGGCATTCCTGGTCGTCTGGAGGCGCTTCTCTGAAGTGCCCGCGGATGAAAACAATGCCCGGGCTTGGGTCTTCGGAATCACGCGGAATCTCATGCTGAACGCTCAGCGTGGAGAACAACGACGTCAAGCGCTAGGCGTACGGCTCGCTGAAACAACACCGGAATGTTTCAGCACTTCCCATGCTGATCTGGTCAGCAGTCGCATCGATCTAGGCCGCGCCTGGGCGCTTCTTTCTGAAGTCCATCAAGAAGCCCTGGGACTCGCCGTCTTTGAGAACCTTGCCGCGCCGCAGGCAGCCAAAGTCCTAGGAATCTCGCCCGTGGCTTTCCGTCTGCGACTGACCCGAGCAAGACGGGCCTTGCGGCTCCTCCTTGACCACCTCCCTCACCATGCTTCCGACATTCCGGCGGCGACACCCGAAAAGGCATCAACGCTATGA
- a CDS encoding RNA polymerase sigma factor, with the protein MGGESDVSDEVLWRQVINGDGEAFGLLFDRHHERVGRHALKILGVPHLAEEITAVVFYEAWRRRANIRMVSHSMLPWLLVTANNIVRNHVRQQRRYRHFLSQLPAPEDAADIADGVAEADDARIMSSAVREAFAQLKPRERDVLTLCVIQGLGARETGVALGVAEGTVKSRLHRAKLRLGALFGEIVREQEPEAQTILGRRTPS; encoded by the coding sequence ATGGGTGGGGAATCGGATGTTTCAGATGAGGTGCTGTGGCGCCAGGTTATCAACGGTGATGGTGAAGCTTTCGGGCTCCTTTTCGACCGGCATCATGAACGCGTGGGGCGTCACGCTCTGAAAATCCTGGGCGTTCCCCACTTGGCGGAAGAGATAACTGCCGTTGTTTTTTATGAGGCGTGGCGTCGGCGCGCCAACATCCGGATGGTCAGTCACTCGATGCTTCCCTGGCTGTTAGTAACCGCCAACAACATCGTGCGTAACCACGTCCGCCAGCAACGGCGCTACAGGCACTTCCTCAGTCAGCTTCCGGCCCCGGAGGACGCGGCCGATATTGCAGACGGCGTGGCGGAAGCGGATGACGCGAGAATCATGTCTTCTGCCGTTCGGGAAGCCTTCGCGCAGCTCAAACCCCGGGAACGCGATGTGCTGACACTGTGTGTGATTCAGGGCTTGGGAGCACGGGAAACCGGCGTTGCGCTAGGCGTAGCCGAGGGAACCGTGAAGTCCAGGCTTCATCGGGCGAAATTACGGCTTGGGGCTCTGTTCGGCGAGATAGTGCGTGAGCAAGAGCCAGAGGCCCAGACAATTCTTGGACGGAGAACACCATCATGA
- a CDS encoding CU044_5270 family protein produces MNTFRFQTDRQEALRQQLVELPTLAGAEDPARYRPHREPHPLSRSRESSTAPTDHARARARLPRRILLTAAAAAIGSMVVGHTAVIAQSAHAAGVLRDAAERTISFVDPKPKPGQYLMVRTHANWLVSGIDAAGNQTNSMNVQTIDVYVPGNRAEEWVLRRDWGDAGPVPTDIEVIKSRDGNFYGGGPWSLLSAEEIAALPRDGQALYDHFNSRYTGGSASRDEDNFVRITDLLRTGLIPADLRAGLYKALALIPGVNTSEQTNFDGKTGIAIGRAEALRAGQRAEIIIDPSTGLVIGERTIMTYAAFGFGANEIVGHTAVDYTIVNSAPK; encoded by the coding sequence ATGAACACTTTCCGGTTCCAAACAGACCGTCAGGAAGCCCTGCGCCAGCAGCTCGTCGAGCTGCCAACCCTCGCCGGCGCTGAAGACCCTGCCAGATACAGGCCACACAGAGAGCCGCACCCCCTGTCCAGGAGCCGCGAGTCGAGCACTGCGCCCACGGACCATGCACGTGCCCGTGCCCGGCTGCCCCGGCGTATCCTGCTCACGGCAGCTGCGGCCGCTATCGGCTCCATGGTCGTCGGTCACACCGCCGTGATCGCCCAGAGCGCCCATGCGGCTGGCGTTTTGCGGGACGCTGCCGAACGGACGATTAGCTTTGTCGACCCGAAACCGAAACCAGGGCAGTACCTCATGGTCCGCACGCATGCGAACTGGCTCGTCTCCGGGATTGACGCGGCGGGAAACCAGACAAACTCGATGAACGTCCAGACCATCGACGTCTACGTTCCCGGAAACCGTGCCGAGGAATGGGTGCTCCGGCGCGACTGGGGCGACGCCGGCCCCGTGCCGACGGACATAGAAGTCATCAAAAGCAGGGACGGGAATTTCTATGGAGGAGGTCCCTGGTCGCTGCTCTCCGCGGAGGAGATCGCCGCATTACCCAGGGACGGCCAAGCCCTCTACGACCACTTCAACTCCCGATACACAGGAGGGTCGGCCTCCCGGGACGAAGACAACTTCGTCCGGATTACCGACCTTCTGAGGACAGGACTCATTCCCGCTGACCTGCGCGCCGGCCTCTACAAAGCCTTGGCGCTCATCCCCGGTGTCAACACCAGCGAGCAAACCAACTTCGACGGCAAAACGGGCATCGCCATCGGACGAGCAGAAGCGCTTCGCGCCGGACAAAGAGCAGAAATCATTATCGACCCCAGCACGGGCCTGGTCATCGGTGAACGAACCATCATGACCTATGCAGCCTTCGGTTTCGGAGCCAACGAAATCGTCGGGCACACCGCCGTCGACTACACGATCGTTAACTCAGCCCCAAAGTAG
- a CDS encoding pseudouridine-5'-phosphate glycosidase — protein MSEQKIESSVATGRPAMSSARSNAAIHVAEEVAAAVAGGRPVVALESTIFTHGLPRPRNLDVAVEAEDRLRSQGVVPATIGVFDGVPTVGLSHEQISSLSHDGGVRKVSLRDLPVAAALQLHGGTTVAATAFLAHRAGIKVFSTGGLGGVHHGAATSFDESADMTTLARTPIVVVSAGVKSVLDVAATLERFETLNIPVVGYRTKKYPGFYVADSGFEIEYAVETPEEVAAICRARDDLRLEAAILLANPIAEDKQFPPAELDVVLSRAWAQAEEKGINGKDTTPLLLDFIQRATNGRSLNVNVDVYRGNVALGGEVAMALTR, from the coding sequence GTGAGCGAGCAGAAGATCGAGTCATCAGTAGCCACAGGGAGACCAGCTATGTCATCGGCCCGCAGCAACGCCGCCATCCATGTAGCGGAGGAAGTGGCCGCAGCCGTTGCCGGAGGGCGTCCTGTCGTCGCTTTGGAATCGACCATTTTCACCCACGGCCTTCCCCGTCCACGCAATCTCGACGTTGCTGTCGAGGCGGAGGATCGCCTCCGTAGCCAGGGAGTCGTTCCTGCAACGATCGGTGTTTTCGACGGCGTTCCGACGGTGGGGCTCAGCCACGAGCAGATCTCGTCGCTTTCCCATGACGGGGGAGTGAGGAAAGTCAGCCTCCGGGATCTTCCTGTCGCTGCTGCTCTTCAGCTCCACGGCGGCACCACGGTAGCAGCGACGGCGTTTCTGGCCCACCGGGCCGGCATCAAAGTGTTTTCAACCGGCGGCTTGGGTGGAGTTCACCACGGTGCGGCAACATCTTTCGACGAGTCTGCCGACATGACGACGCTGGCCCGTACCCCGATCGTCGTCGTCAGCGCCGGCGTGAAGTCCGTCCTGGACGTAGCGGCCACCCTGGAACGGTTTGAAACGCTCAACATCCCCGTCGTCGGCTACAGGACCAAGAAGTACCCCGGCTTCTATGTTGCCGACTCGGGGTTTGAGATCGAGTATGCGGTCGAAACTCCTGAGGAGGTTGCGGCAATATGCAGGGCACGCGATGACCTGCGCCTTGAAGCGGCCATTCTCTTGGCAAACCCGATCGCAGAGGATAAGCAGTTCCCTCCGGCCGAGCTCGACGTCGTTCTCTCCCGGGCGTGGGCACAGGCAGAGGAGAAGGGGATCAACGGCAAGGACACCACACCGCTCCTTCTGGACTTTATTCAGCGCGCTACGAACGGGCGCAGCCTGAATGTCAATGTCGATGTCTACCGCGGCAACGTGGCCCTCGGTGGCGAAGTCGCCATGGCGCTGACGCGGTAA
- a CDS encoding lipid kinase: MKVARDARSAAVVINAGSRRGAAVHGPAVDRMQKAGVPISSVHQVVSGAELAETLDRVVDDGHDLIVVGGGDGTVSCAAGRVAGTDVTLAVLPLGTANDLARTLEIPNDLAGACSAVSDGKVVDIDLGRANGRPFLNVASVGLSAGVTQALSPALKKRMGPLAYGVATLRAYGRHRPFRARLEFPEGDREPLELDNLLQVAVGNGRHYGGGSMVSPTAGIDDHTLDIYAIEAAPPWEHLKIARMLKDGSFINNDRVHHLTTRSVRVATEPSLPVNLDGELATATPTDFTIQRNAVHILVPQSSTSALLDGRRAPQE; encoded by the coding sequence ATGAAGGTTGCCCGAGACGCGCGCTCTGCTGCCGTGGTGATTAATGCCGGATCACGCCGGGGCGCGGCTGTGCACGGACCCGCGGTGGACAGGATGCAAAAAGCAGGAGTGCCGATCAGTTCCGTGCATCAGGTGGTGTCGGGGGCGGAGCTGGCCGAGACGCTCGATCGCGTGGTTGACGATGGCCACGACCTGATCGTGGTCGGTGGCGGCGACGGGACGGTGAGTTGCGCCGCTGGTCGGGTTGCCGGCACCGATGTCACGCTCGCCGTCCTACCGCTGGGCACCGCCAACGACCTCGCCCGCACGCTGGAGATACCGAATGACCTGGCTGGGGCATGCTCGGCCGTCTCAGACGGAAAGGTGGTCGATATCGACCTGGGCCGGGCGAACGGTCGGCCGTTTCTTAACGTCGCCTCCGTTGGCTTGTCGGCCGGTGTTACCCAGGCTCTCAGTCCCGCCCTGAAAAAGCGCATGGGGCCGCTGGCATACGGCGTCGCCACCCTGCGCGCCTACGGCCGTCACCGGCCGTTCCGGGCCCGGCTCGAGTTCCCCGAGGGGGACCGCGAGCCGTTGGAGCTCGATAACCTGCTGCAGGTGGCCGTCGGCAACGGCAGGCACTACGGGGGCGGCAGTATGGTCTCGCCGACGGCAGGGATAGACGACCACACTCTCGACATCTACGCCATCGAGGCGGCACCGCCGTGGGAGCATCTGAAGATCGCGCGGATGCTCAAGGACGGAAGCTTCATCAACAATGACCGGGTACACCACCTGACCACCCGAAGTGTCCGGGTGGCCACGGAACCCTCCCTGCCGGTGAACCTCGACGGCGAGCTGGCGACTGCCACGCCGACCGACTTCACCATCCAGCGCAACGCCGTGCACATCCTGGTACCGCAGAGCAGCACCAGCGCGTTGCTTGATGGACGGCGTGCGCCGCAGGAATAA
- a CDS encoding VOC family protein → MTIRLENVGIAVRDLEATIAFFTDLGLTVVGRDTVSGEWTDTAVGLDGNHAKIAMLQTPDGHGRLELFEYIHPEAIETEPTRPNEIGMHRVAFSVDDIDKALEIAARHGCHALRGVATYKDFYKLTYVRGPSGILVMLAQELKKN, encoded by the coding sequence ATGACCATCAGACTTGAGAACGTCGGCATCGCCGTTCGCGATCTCGAAGCGACCATCGCCTTTTTCACCGACCTCGGTCTCACCGTTGTCGGCCGTGACACCGTGAGTGGTGAATGGACCGACACCGCCGTCGGCCTTGACGGCAATCACGCCAAAATTGCCATGCTCCAGACGCCTGACGGCCATGGCCGCCTTGAGCTCTTCGAGTACATCCACCCGGAAGCGATCGAGACCGAGCCCACTCGTCCCAACGAGATCGGCATGCACCGCGTGGCGTTCTCAGTCGATGACATCGACAAAGCCCTGGAGATAGCCGCCAGGCACGGCTGCCATGCGCTTCGCGGCGTGGCGACCTACAAGGATTTCTACAAGCTCACGTACGTCCGCGGACCTAGCGGCATCCTCGTGATGCTCGCCCAGGAACTGAAGAAGAACTGA
- a CDS encoding GNAT family N-acetyltransferase, whose translation MVRIVDYTPEYREEVLALSLRAWEPVFPLVRNAVPGFVYEAFYPNGWKERQYRDMAAVLDTEPENIAIALEGNQLLGWVCTRLHPEDSMSEVHVLAVDPAHQRKGVGQALMEHSFDAGRRAGMSMVLVETGDDPGHKPARRAYEAAGFERWPVARYFKNLAE comes from the coding sequence ATGGTGCGGATCGTCGACTACACGCCGGAGTATCGGGAAGAAGTGCTCGCGCTTTCATTGCGGGCCTGGGAGCCGGTATTTCCTTTGGTTCGCAATGCTGTACCCGGCTTTGTCTATGAGGCCTTTTATCCGAACGGGTGGAAGGAACGCCAGTACCGCGACATGGCAGCTGTGCTCGATACTGAGCCGGAGAATATAGCGATCGCTCTTGAGGGGAACCAGCTGCTGGGTTGGGTTTGTACCCGGCTGCACCCGGAGGACAGCATGAGTGAGGTGCATGTCCTGGCGGTGGATCCCGCTCACCAGCGGAAGGGAGTTGGCCAGGCCCTCATGGAGCATTCTTTCGATGCAGGCCGCAGGGCCGGCATGAGCATGGTGCTCGTAGAGACGGGTGATGATCCTGGCCATAAACCTGCCCGGCGCGCCTATGAAGCAGCCGGTTTCGAGCGATGGCCGGTAGCACGCTACTTCAAGAATCTTGCCGAATGA
- a CDS encoding DinB family protein — MNEQAGQPDQPDPEPPLAGDETATLLGFLERQRATFAWKTRGLDAAGLRATLGRSSLTLGGLLKHLARFEDDMSTEWLHGRRQLPPWNAVDWDADPDWDLNSASEDSPEQLYERWRDAVTRSRALFAEALMEGGPGRQGTVASNPSIELPSLRYILLNMIEEYARHNGHADLIRESVDGLVGQDPPG, encoded by the coding sequence TTGAACGAACAGGCTGGTCAGCCCGACCAACCAGACCCCGAACCGCCACTGGCCGGCGACGAGACCGCTACCCTGTTGGGATTTCTGGAGCGGCAGCGGGCGACCTTCGCCTGGAAGACCAGAGGGCTCGACGCCGCCGGTCTGCGGGCTACCCTCGGCCGTTCCTCGCTGACGCTGGGCGGCCTGCTCAAACACCTGGCCCGCTTCGAGGACGACATGTCCACCGAATGGCTGCATGGCCGCAGGCAGCTCCCGCCATGGAACGCCGTGGACTGGGACGCCGACCCCGACTGGGACTTGAACTCGGCCAGCGAAGACTCGCCCGAACAACTCTATGAAAGGTGGCGCGACGCGGTGACCCGCTCCCGCGCCCTGTTCGCGGAGGCACTGATGGAGGGCGGCCCGGGACGTCAGGGCACGGTTGCCTCCAACCCCAGCATCGAGCTTCCCAGCCTGCGCTACATCCTGCTCAACATGATCGAGGAATACGCCCGCCACAACGGCCACGCCGACCTCATCCGCGAGTCGGTGGACGGCCTCGTGGGACAGGACCCGCCGGGTTGA
- a CDS encoding NAD(P)-binding domain-containing protein: protein MTSYGVLGVGSIATAIVTGLCDGAAEPPSIMLSPRNAERAAELAARFPSVRVATDNQQVVDRSDVVVVCLLPNHAAEVLAGLQFRADHAVVSAIAGFPVGQLAGLVDPATDIARSIPLPAVATRGSLTPVHPATPAATGLYDRLGGSMEIDDELAFESVSAASGTVAAYFRYLGTIAGWLSDRGVPSAAARRYVADTFAALSGELESPGADFAALAQAHTTPGGLNEQFARHLEAAGTYDAVQTGLDAVLARITRR, encoded by the coding sequence GTGACCTCATATGGCGTACTTGGAGTTGGATCAATCGCGACGGCGATCGTCACCGGACTTTGCGACGGAGCGGCCGAGCCGCCGTCGATCATGCTTTCCCCCAGGAACGCCGAACGTGCGGCTGAACTCGCGGCCCGGTTCCCCTCGGTGCGGGTGGCGACGGATAACCAGCAGGTCGTGGACCGCAGCGACGTGGTGGTGGTCTGCCTGTTGCCCAACCACGCCGCGGAGGTACTGGCTGGACTGCAGTTCCGCGCTGACCACGCCGTCGTCAGTGCGATAGCAGGCTTCCCCGTCGGGCAGCTGGCCGGTCTGGTTGATCCAGCGACGGACATCGCACGAAGCATCCCGCTCCCCGCCGTGGCCACCCGCGGAAGCCTGACACCGGTACACCCTGCAACGCCCGCGGCAACGGGGCTTTACGACCGGCTTGGCGGGAGCATGGAGATCGACGACGAGCTGGCATTTGAATCGGTCTCGGCAGCATCGGGCACGGTCGCGGCATACTTTCGTTACCTCGGAACGATCGCAGGCTGGCTGTCCGACCGGGGCGTCCCGTCAGCAGCCGCACGCCGCTACGTCGCCGACACCTTCGCCGCACTGTCCGGCGAGCTCGAGTCACCCGGGGCCGACTTCGCAGCCCTGGCGCAGGCACACACCACACCCGGCGGGCTCAACGAGCAGTTCGCACGCCACCTCGAAGCGGCGGGAACCTACGATGCTGTGCAGACCGGCCTGGATGCGGTGCTGGCAAGGATCACTCGGAGGTAG
- a CDS encoding dihydrofolate reductase family protein, with amino-acid sequence MPDTTCHMSISLDGFVAGPDQSRDNPLGKRGLELHAWHIGDPRANDADNLANEWLMRPRGAYVMGRNMFGPIRGDWDEEWTGWWGPEPPYHAPVFVLTHHAHDPIQMDGGTTFHFVTDGFDAAYSAACQAAGDKGVDIAGGASTVRQALIAGVIDELTLDIAPVLLGAGERIFDGVESFGFEPAEVLHSPLATHIRYRRVR; translated from the coding sequence GTGCCGGATACTACCTGCCACATGTCGATCTCGCTGGACGGCTTCGTCGCCGGGCCGGACCAGAGCCGCGACAACCCCCTGGGCAAGCGGGGACTGGAGTTGCACGCCTGGCACATCGGCGACCCGCGGGCGAACGATGCGGACAATCTCGCGAACGAGTGGCTCATGCGCCCGCGGGGCGCGTATGTGATGGGCCGCAACATGTTCGGCCCGATCCGCGGGGACTGGGACGAGGAATGGACGGGCTGGTGGGGCCCCGAACCGCCGTACCACGCGCCGGTGTTCGTGCTGACCCACCACGCACATGACCCGATTCAGATGGACGGCGGGACGACTTTCCACTTCGTCACCGACGGCTTCGACGCGGCCTATTCGGCAGCGTGCCAGGCCGCCGGGGACAAGGGTGTGGACATCGCCGGTGGTGCCTCGACAGTCCGGCAGGCTCTTATCGCCGGCGTGATCGACGAGCTCACCCTCGACATCGCACCGGTCCTGCTCGGTGCAGGTGAACGCATCTTCGACGGCGTTGAATCCTTCGGGTTCGAACCCGCCGAAGTGCTTCACTCACCGCTCGCCACCCACATCCGCTATCGCCGTGTCCGCTGA
- a CDS encoding YciI family protein yields MTKYLISFPSAAMIVPDEELPAVSDAAHAVVQEAKDAGVWVFGGGIDESIPPVLVDADGTVKNGTYPQTAELEGGYSVLELPSYDAALEWAAKIAAACRCAQEVRAFQYDPAS; encoded by the coding sequence ATGACGAAGTACCTGATCTCGTTTCCGAGTGCCGCCATGATCGTCCCGGACGAAGAGCTGCCGGCAGTTTCGGATGCGGCGCACGCGGTGGTTCAGGAAGCGAAGGACGCCGGCGTCTGGGTGTTCGGCGGAGGCATCGATGAGAGCATCCCGCCTGTGCTGGTGGACGCCGATGGAACGGTGAAGAACGGCACCTACCCTCAGACGGCGGAACTGGAGGGCGGCTACTCCGTTCTGGAGCTGCCCTCGTACGACGCGGCCCTGGAATGGGCCGCGAAGATCGCCGCGGCCTGCCGCTGCGCGCAGGAGGTGCGGGCCTTCCAATACGATCCCGCCAGTTAA
- a CDS encoding DNA polymerase IV yields the protein MGGNRWVLHVDLDQFIAAVEVLRRPELAGKPIIVGGRGDPTERAVVSTASYEARAFGVGSGMPLRVAARKVPDAVILPVDHEAYFAASETVMTTLREQPGATVQVLGWDEAFVGTETEDPEAYARRVQAAVLERTQLHCSVGIGDTLVRAKVATGFGKPAGVFRLTSGNWLDVMGTRPTKDLWGVGTKVSGRLAKLGIKTVAELAACNPQDLVPEFGPKMGPWYAELGRGDGASVVDDTPWVARGHSRETTFQRDLTEPAQVDDAVRELTARVLEDVVAEGRPVVGLTLKVRYAPFLTKTHARKIPETFDRDEILARALDLAGGIEAGRPIRLLGLRAEMTMPDDARKGHTPTRGGW from the coding sequence GTGGGCGGAAACCGGTGGGTGCTGCACGTCGATCTCGACCAGTTCATCGCGGCGGTCGAGGTGCTGCGGCGGCCGGAGCTTGCGGGCAAGCCGATCATCGTCGGCGGCCGAGGCGACCCAACCGAACGGGCGGTGGTGTCCACCGCGTCCTATGAAGCCAGGGCCTTCGGCGTGGGTTCCGGGATGCCTTTGCGCGTCGCGGCCCGGAAGGTGCCCGACGCTGTGATCCTGCCCGTCGATCACGAGGCTTACTTTGCGGCGTCCGAAACGGTGATGACCACCCTACGCGAGCAGCCCGGTGCCACCGTGCAGGTGCTGGGTTGGGATGAAGCCTTTGTAGGCACTGAGACGGAGGATCCGGAAGCCTATGCCCGGCGGGTGCAGGCCGCCGTCCTGGAGCGAACGCAGCTGCATTGCAGCGTGGGCATCGGCGACACCCTTGTGCGGGCCAAGGTCGCCACTGGTTTCGGCAAGCCGGCCGGCGTCTTCCGTCTGACCTCCGGGAACTGGCTCGACGTCATGGGCACCCGGCCCACCAAGGACCTGTGGGGCGTCGGAACCAAGGTGTCGGGGAGGCTGGCCAAACTCGGCATCAAGACGGTCGCCGAGCTCGCCGCATGCAACCCCCAGGACCTGGTCCCGGAGTTCGGTCCCAAGATGGGTCCCTGGTATGCGGAGCTGGGGCGCGGGGATGGCGCCAGCGTTGTGGACGACACCCCGTGGGTTGCTCGCGGGCATAGCCGCGAGACCACCTTCCAGCGCGACCTGACCGAACCTGCCCAGGTGGACGACGCCGTCCGGGAACTCACAGCGCGCGTACTTGAGGACGTTGTGGCTGAAGGGCGGCCTGTGGTTGGGCTGACCCTGAAGGTCCGGTACGCGCCGTTCCTCACCAAGACCCATGCGAGGAAGATTCCCGAGACCTTCGACCGGGACGAGATCCTCGCACGGGCCCTGGACCTGGCTGGCGGAATCGAGGCGGGCCGTCCGATCCGGCTGCTGGGCCTGCGGGCCGAAATGACCATGCCCGACGACGCCCGAAAGGGACACACGCCAACCCGCGGCGGTTGGTGA
- a CDS encoding DM13 domain-containing protein has protein sequence MSLLLLAGALSACTPAGAPEGQGGAAATSSPAASASATGHWTEVFEGEFVSQAVTTRGRAVLTVTPGKVELKLANFSTGAGGNLHVHLNRGKLGPKAGEMGLSSSNTFVVAPLKARRGAQSYDLTAMWKELPEVQSVTIYQYSARARRAYGTANLVRRY, from the coding sequence ATGTCATTGTTGCTGTTGGCGGGTGCACTGTCAGCATGCACCCCTGCGGGCGCGCCGGAAGGCCAGGGCGGCGCCGCTGCCACCTCCTCCCCTGCCGCATCGGCGTCAGCAACAGGCCACTGGACAGAGGTCTTCGAAGGCGAATTCGTCTCGCAGGCGGTCACGACCCGCGGCAGGGCGGTCCTCACGGTCACCCCCGGCAAGGTCGAGTTGAAACTGGCCAACTTTTCAACGGGGGCGGGCGGCAACCTGCATGTGCATCTCAATCGGGGCAAGTTGGGTCCCAAAGCCGGCGAAATGGGACTGAGTTCCTCAAACACGTTTGTGGTGGCGCCGCTGAAGGCACGGCGTGGCGCCCAGTCCTACGACCTGACCGCCATGTGGAAAGAACTGCCGGAGGTCCAGAGCGTCACCATTTATCAGTACAGTGCGCGGGCACGGCGCGCCTACGGTACCGCCAACCTGGTCAGACGGTACTAA